One genomic region from Cinclus cinclus chromosome 22, bCinCin1.1, whole genome shotgun sequence encodes:
- the EVI2A gene encoding protein EVI2A: MKTKRCSNPHLAFPVMIIFSLWLQTSANHTVYPHLREETWSPISQNLRGSQSSTEESTDSPLNLNSSSQMTTFEMQSTLPSSSSPAPSAVSSTQGLGKSSKPKSPMTKETCEDSKSLILICFIIIAVLVLICISLFLSTVIVANKISYLKRAQQGKRRPRSNGDLLATNSLWPTAAGTWQRMPKETSGTELIMQELVLGRDAVNQRKTEDETTEKLTKAGDNEQESKEPSQPHKRILTNFVVEI; encoded by the exons ATGAAGACAAAGAGATGCAGTAACCCACACCTGGCCTTCCCTGTCATGATCATCTTCTCCCTGTGGCTGCAAACGAGTGCAAACCACACGGTTTACCCCCACCTCAGAGAAGAAACCTGGAGTCCCATCAGCCAAAACCTCCGTGggagccagagcagcacagaagaaAGCACAGATTCTCCTCTGAACCTCAATTCTAGCAGCCAAATGACTACTTTtgaaatgcaaagtaccctGCCGTCCTCCT CTTCCCCTGCCCCAAGTGCAGTTTCCAGCACTCAAGGactggggaaaagcagcaaaccCAAGAGCCCAATGACCAAAGAAACCTGTGAAGACAGTAAGTCTCTCATACTGATTTGCTTCATTATCATTGCAGTTCTTGTGCTCATCTGCATCTCCCTGTTTCTGTCCACAGTCATAGTAGCTAACAAAATCTCCTATCTCAAAAGAGCCCAGCAGGGCAAACGCAGGCCCAGGAGCAATGGTGACCTCCTGGCCACCAACAGCTTATggcccacagcagcagggacgTGGCAGAGGATGCCCAAGGAGACAAGTGGGACTGAGCTGATAATGCAGGAGCTGGTATTAGGGAGGGATGCCGTAAACCAAAGGAAAACGGAAGATGAAACTACTGAGAAACTCACCAAAGCAGGAGATAATgaacaagaaagcaaagaacCATCCCAGCCACACAAACGCATTTTAACCAATTTTGTAGTTGAGATTTAA
- the OMG gene encoding oligodendrocyte-myelin glycoprotein has translation MEYQILNTSTCLLVLLVFIPTGLGICPSSCKCSGNDRNVDCSGRNLTVLPQGLQDNLTYLNLSFNQFVDLDHQLTRFTNLRTLDISNNWLKNVPAHLPKSLWELYATNNNIKVLQKLDTAYQWNLRVLDVSRNMVERAVLINNTLSSLKFLNLSSNKLWTVPTNMPYNIETVDLSNNFLSQILPGTLVRLQHLRSLYLHSNKFSYIPDKAFDQLSQLQVITLYNNPWSCGDNQIIPYVLHWVQGTAARVLGAPCAEQPWPWASTTPAPALDSSPTIKGTKAADRETSATEPEPTKATKAHKQFKAKEVPPWGTQSGPALLPGSQRPLLHSPDGPQEAAATHTVLLQGPAGGNASLAPATGSSTTPMTLSITSGMPTNYPKMPQSTTSGTLRQEEATPSAPEARVPSRASPSRWHTGLLCLALLHALALAMD, from the coding sequence ATGGAATACCAGATATTGAATACATCTACCTGTCTGCTGGTCCTTCTGGTTTTCATACCCACTGGTTTGGGTATCTGTCCTTCTAGCTGTAAGTGCTCAGGAAACGACAGGAATGTGGACTGTTCAGGCAGAAACTTAACTGTACTGCCCCAGGGACTTCAAGACAACCTTACATATTTAAATCTGTCCTTTAACCAGTTTGTAGATCTCGATCATCAGCTAACAAGGTTCACCAATCTGAGGACCCTTGATATTTCAAATAATTGGCTCAAGAATGTTCCTGCTCATCTGCCCAAATCCTTATGGGAATTATATGCCACAAACAACAACATTAAAGTTCTTCAGAAACTTGATACAGCTTACCAGTGGAATCTTAGAGTGCTCGATGTTTCCAGGAATATGGTGGAAAGAGCTGTCCTGATCAACAACACACTGAGCAGTCTCAAGTTTCTCAATCTCAGCAGCAACAAACTTTGGACAGTTCCAACCAATATGCCCTACAACATAGAGACAGTGGATCTATCTAATAACTTCTTGTCCCAGATACTCCCAGGCACACTGGTGAGACTGCAACACCTCAGAAGCCTCTACCTGCACAGCAACAAGTTCTCATACATTCCTGACAAAGCTTTTgaccagctgtcccagctgcaggTAATAACTCTGTACAACAACCCCTGGTCCTGCGGCGATAACCAAATCATCCCCTACGTGCTGCACTGggtgcagggcacagctgcccGTGTTCTGGGGGctccctgtgctgagcagccctggcccTGGGCGAGCACCacgccagccccagccctggactCCAGCCCCACAATCAAAGGCACCAAGGCAGCGGACAGGGAGACTTCTGCCACAGAGCCTGAGCCCACCAAAGCGACCAAAGCCCACAAACAATTCAAAGCCAAGGAGGTCCCTCCCTGGGGCACCCAAAGCGGCCCggctctgctccctggctcTCAGCGGCCCCTGCTGCACTCCCCCGATGGCCCCCAGGAGGCTGCGGCCACGCACACTGTCCTCCTCCAGGGCCCCGCCGGGGGCAACGCCAGCCTGGCCCCAGCCACGGGATCCTCCACCACCCCCATGACTCTAAGCATCACCAGTGGAATGCCAACAAACTACCCCAAGATGCCTCAAAGCACAACAAGCGGTACCTTAAGGCAGGAGGAAGCCACGCCGAGCGCCCCGGAGGCGCGCGTGCCCTCCCGTGCCAGCCCCAGCCGCTGGCACACggggctgctctgcctggcactgctgcacgCCCTGGCTCTGGCCATGGACTGA